Proteins encoded by one window of Sulfurospirillum barnesii SES-3:
- the hypD gene encoding hydrogenase formation protein HypD: MSEVDLIEGFRDPEHMKALAALIKKECKSKINIMEVCGGHTHTIMKFGLSQILPELIDFIHGPGCPVCIMPKERIDHAIALASMPNTILATLGDMIRVPGSKTSLQKLRAEGKEIRSLYSPLDVIKIAQENPDKNVVFFAIGFETTTPMSAVLIQQAIALNLKNIFFHINHVTVPEAVEAIMSSGDALIDAFLGPSHVSVITGYKIYEPIAEKYHTPIVVAGFEPTDVMESVLRIVRQVNAGKSEVENEYARAVSREGNLKAQALINTYFEKRDHFRWRGIGDIPKSALKLKAEYAAYDAEIVFGEVLPKTELNDHKLCICGDILKGRAKPFDCKVFGKACTPTNPMGSCMVSSEGACSAYFKYGKLNLKGARA, translated from the coding sequence ATGTCTGAAGTGGATCTCATTGAGGGGTTTCGTGACCCTGAACATATGAAAGCTTTGGCGGCGCTGATTAAAAAAGAATGCAAATCCAAAATTAACATTATGGAAGTGTGTGGTGGGCATACGCATACCATTATGAAATTTGGGCTTTCTCAGATTTTACCAGAGCTGATTGACTTTATCCACGGTCCTGGATGTCCTGTGTGCATTATGCCTAAAGAGCGCATTGATCATGCCATCGCTTTGGCTTCGATGCCTAATACCATTTTAGCCACTTTAGGTGATATGATTCGTGTGCCTGGGAGCAAAACTTCTTTGCAAAAACTACGTGCGGAGGGTAAAGAGATTCGCTCGTTGTATTCTCCTTTGGATGTGATTAAAATTGCGCAAGAAAATCCTGATAAAAACGTGGTTTTTTTCGCCATTGGCTTTGAGACTACCACGCCGATGAGTGCGGTTTTAATCCAACAGGCGATTGCGTTAAATCTAAAAAACATTTTCTTTCACATCAATCATGTCACGGTACCTGAAGCAGTGGAAGCGATTATGAGTAGCGGAGATGCACTGATTGATGCGTTTTTAGGACCATCCCATGTGAGTGTCATCACAGGCTATAAAATTTATGAGCCAATTGCAGAAAAATACCACACACCCATTGTTGTTGCTGGTTTTGAACCTACTGATGTCATGGAGTCAGTTTTACGCATTGTACGTCAAGTCAATGCAGGTAAAAGTGAGGTAGAAAATGAGTATGCTAGAGCTGTTTCCCGTGAGGGAAATCTTAAAGCACAAGCTTTAATCAATACTTATTTTGAAAAAAGAGACCATTTTAGATGGCGAGGCATTGGGGATATTCCCAAAAGTGCCTTGAAACTTAAAGCCGAATATGCAGCCTATGATGCGGAAATTGTGTTTGGTGAAGTGCTTCCTAAAACAGAGTTGAACGACCATAAACTTTGTATTTGTGGCGATATTCTCAAAGGACGTGCGAAGCCATTTGATTGCAAAGTATTTGGTAAAGCCTGTACGCCTACCAATCCTATGGGCTCGTGCATGGTTTCAAGTGAGGGTGCGTGTTCAGCGTACTTCAAATATGGAAAACTCAATCTCAAAGGAGCAAGAGCGTGA
- the hypE gene encoding hydrogenase expression/formation protein HypE, with protein sequence MSKKILLSHGGGGEETQSLIKELFFKHFENEILLRMEDAASLVMNSTNIAFTTDSFVVSPLFFNGGNIGKLAIAGTVNDLCMMGAKPKYLTCSFMIEEGFEYAKLEEIVISMRDEMAKSGVKIVAGDTKVVPRGGVDGLFINTTGIGEIIYKGISAHHLANDDVIIVSHEVGNHGACILATREEIELESELQTDCASLWKPVEALINAGIKIHALRDATRGGLSAVLNEWAETSKVCIEVDEAKIPVAKEVKGICELLGFEPYEFANEGTMVIALPKEEALKALDVLQHFPETAHATIIGKVTQAFTCKVILHTPWGSERFLEPPKGELLPRIC encoded by the coding sequence GTGAGCAAAAAAATACTTCTCTCTCATGGCGGTGGCGGTGAAGAGACGCAAAGTTTGATTAAAGAGCTTTTTTTTAAACACTTTGAGAATGAGATTTTACTGCGTATGGAAGATGCGGCAAGTTTAGTGATGAATAGCACAAACATTGCTTTTACGACAGATTCTTTTGTGGTAAGTCCTCTTTTTTTTAACGGAGGAAACATCGGTAAACTTGCCATTGCAGGAACGGTAAATGATTTGTGTATGATGGGAGCAAAGCCAAAATACCTAACCTGTTCGTTTATGATTGAAGAGGGGTTTGAATACGCAAAATTGGAAGAAATTGTTATTAGTATGCGTGATGAGATGGCAAAAAGTGGTGTGAAAATTGTAGCGGGTGATACCAAAGTAGTTCCTCGTGGGGGTGTTGATGGGTTATTTATCAATACCACGGGTATTGGGGAAATTATTTATAAAGGTATTTCTGCACATCATTTAGCAAACGATGATGTCATTATCGTTTCACATGAAGTGGGTAATCATGGGGCGTGTATTTTAGCTACTCGTGAAGAGATTGAGTTGGAGAGTGAGCTTCAAACGGACTGTGCAAGTTTATGGAAACCTGTGGAAGCGCTCATAAACGCAGGTATAAAAATCCATGCGCTTCGCGATGCCACCCGTGGAGGGCTTAGTGCGGTACTTAATGAATGGGCTGAGACATCAAAGGTGTGTATTGAAGTGGATGAGGCTAAAATCCCTGTGGCAAAAGAAGTTAAAGGGATATGTGAGCTTTTAGGCTTTGAGCCTTATGAGTTCGCTAATGAGGGTACGATGGTGATTGCCTTGCCAAAAGAAGAGGCACTAAAAGCGCTTGACGTACTTCAACACTTTCCCGAAACAGCACACGCTACCATTATTGGGAAGGTGACACAGGCCTTTACATGTAAAGTTATTTTACACACGCCGTGGGGTTCAGAGCGCTTTTTAGAACCGCCCAAAGGTGAGTTACTTCCAAGGATTTGTTAA
- the hypA gene encoding hydrogenase maturation nickel metallochaperone HypA: MHEFSIVNALLEMCEKSAKENNATKITKVEIKIGKLSGIEPYLLESAFDTFKEEGICMGAKLEMHLQEVVIHCNVCHHEATLNQNEFLCPACQSPEISVIDGEEMFLMHLEME, translated from the coding sequence ATGCATGAATTTTCTATTGTAAATGCACTTTTAGAGATGTGTGAAAAAAGTGCCAAAGAGAACAATGCTACAAAAATTACCAAAGTAGAGATCAAAATAGGAAAACTAAGCGGCATTGAGCCTTATTTACTTGAGAGTGCCTTTGATACGTTTAAAGAGGAGGGCATTTGTATGGGTGCCAAGCTTGAGATGCATCTTCAAGAGGTTGTCATTCACTGTAATGTGTGCCATCATGAGGCAACCCTCAACCAAAATGAATTTCTCTGCCCAGCATGTCAAAGTCCTGAGATTAGTGTTATTGATGGCGAAGAGATGTTTTTAATGCACTTAGAGATGGAGTAA
- a CDS encoding GNAT family N-acetyltransferase has translation MLDDLRVASLHDLPEIIKIYNEAIQDGISTADSKMVSVEEKLPWFYAHNETYPILVKAYCGRIIAWISFQPFYENVPVYAHSCFISIFIDKNFQGKKLGQQFLKEAIEQAQTGEMKTLLALIFADNPVSLKLFKKLNFKEWGHLSRVASVEGVDKDLLVLGLRIKE, from the coding sequence ATGTTAGATGATTTAAGAGTCGCAAGCCTACATGATCTGCCTGAAATTATTAAAATTTATAACGAGGCCATTCAAGATGGTATTTCAACAGCTGACAGTAAAATGGTCAGTGTTGAGGAGAAATTACCATGGTTTTATGCCCATAATGAGACCTATCCTATTTTGGTGAAAGCGTATTGTGGGCGCATTATTGCATGGATTAGTTTTCAGCCTTTTTATGAGAATGTTCCTGTATATGCACACAGTTGTTTTATCAGCATTTTTATTGATAAAAACTTTCAAGGTAAAAAATTAGGGCAACAATTCTTAAAAGAGGCGATTGAACAAGCGCAAACAGGAGAGATGAAGACCTTGTTGGCACTTATTTTTGCAGATAATCCTGTGAGTCTTAAACTCTTTAAAAAATTAAACTTTAAAGAGTGGGGGCATTTAAGTCGTGTGGCAAGTGTTGAGGGTGTTGATAAAGACCTTCTTGTGTTAGGACTTCGCATAAAAGAGTAG
- a CDS encoding HAD family hydrolase, which translates to MKKERLVIFDMDGTLIDSSEAMTQSVNYVRNAIGLETPVSKEALEYHINALDQQLPKIFYNTETYHPEHRALFKEHYMQYAPSNISLYPDVRQMLEVLSQKAHLGIATNAHDCFAHNMLDALDIAHYFSGGIVGANNVAEPKPSPLMVEELMKTFGAKAEETVLVGDSIKDEQAAFNAGVSFIFANWGYGKSQTSNLRAHNVHELLLLLNTLI; encoded by the coding sequence ATGAAAAAAGAGAGATTGGTTATTTTTGATATGGATGGAACGCTCATTGACTCCAGTGAAGCAATGACGCAGAGTGTTAATTATGTAAGAAATGCGATAGGGCTTGAAACGCCTGTGAGTAAAGAGGCATTAGAATATCACATTAATGCGCTTGACCAACAGCTTCCTAAAATCTTTTATAATACAGAAACCTATCATCCTGAGCATCGTGCTCTTTTTAAAGAGCATTATATGCAATACGCTCCTTCTAATATTAGTTTATACCCTGATGTACGTCAGATGTTAGAGGTTTTAAGTCAAAAAGCACATTTAGGCATTGCGACCAATGCGCATGATTGCTTTGCGCATAATATGCTTGATGCTTTGGATATTGCGCACTATTTTTCAGGTGGTATCGTTGGTGCAAATAATGTAGCAGAACCAAAACCAAGCCCTTTGATGGTTGAAGAGTTAATGAAAACCTTTGGAGCGAAGGCTGAAGAGACTGTTTTGGTGGGCGATAGTATTAAAGACGAGCAAGCTGCTTTCAACGCAGGCGTGTCGTTTATTTTTGCCAATTGGGGATATGGCAAGTCTCAAACCTCAAACCTTCGTGCGCATAATGTGCATGAACTTCTCCTTCTTTTAAACACCCTTATTTAA
- a CDS encoding DUF3971 domain-containing protein, producing the protein MIIKAISHAIKNIWKFFLFIVLFFVVLIGTLMYGISLDSLVLPKIKVDQLYIKLDKKLIVTIQSLEINAHTQTDTSLEESTQIIQSLPYLNQFFKHISIQNLIYANERIALYYAENQFELTSQHLDVKLMLTPYSKTALDVTILEANFKDFFLHVKGNAHLDLKAENYRFEGAYDTFGLKGSTRLELQKNLLSYHVQSEPFTNQALSDFMNFLSPIVELEPLAKDWIHTNIVGQEYILEFLEGQLDIQTLDYFPMQMRGHATVKDATISFEPSVPPAFAKQIGITLHEDKLLFDVLEPYYEQKEIQQADVYIYNLLTKGTGIVVDLNATATLDASIHKILHAFKIDVPITQTSGKTEAHVKLDIKFLPYDINATGEFKLSPSTFNLSGLPMATRSGEVLLDNYRVTLNRANLQYKNLFDIDTTGIFETKTSDFNGSIDIRSLLLKFGEMELLKGKNLKHQKASFTIDKNTTTMRLPGLETNIIFEPKNNQFIFNDLSKIAPISPFMYENGIEKGSVKVTTQDFESFLAKLNLYDVSTPFLTNGIPVKDFDITLTTNTKTLDAYTSDYALALHLDKEIALHVKNLDLLVPNSTEPLNIPIKTTLYGENSSIIDANSSRTILSNRYTLSLFKDTVHLESKKGTASFSYQKKDNQLTLHAQAMDDESINALFNHSYFHQGTFELSLEPTTLKTTQGVFKMHNTFIKDLKFFNNLMATINTIPSLLVFSDPNFSKEGYFVETGTLIFEQNEDTLNIKEFQLRGKNADITGKGSVDLHTDALDLKLRVKTLKTFSSAIDFIPLVGGLILGEDKRISTNVDVKGTLDEPNIETHLLLDTLKSPVNILKRTLEAPLELLK; encoded by the coding sequence ATGATAATTAAAGCAATATCGCATGCGATTAAAAATATTTGGAAATTTTTTCTGTTCATTGTTCTTTTTTTTGTAGTGTTAATTGGTACTCTTATGTATGGTATCTCGCTGGATTCTCTTGTCCTGCCCAAAATAAAAGTTGATCAATTATATATTAAACTAGATAAAAAATTGATTGTAACCATTCAAAGCCTTGAAATCAATGCCCACACACAAACCGATACCTCCCTAGAAGAGAGCACTCAAATTATCCAAAGCCTTCCGTATCTTAATCAATTTTTTAAACACATTAGCATTCAAAATCTCATTTATGCAAACGAGCGTATCGCCTTATATTATGCAGAGAATCAGTTTGAGCTCACCAGCCAACACCTTGATGTGAAGCTTATGCTCACCCCTTATTCCAAAACGGCTTTGGATGTCACCATTTTAGAAGCGAACTTTAAAGATTTCTTTTTACATGTAAAGGGAAATGCCCATCTTGATTTAAAAGCAGAAAATTACCGTTTTGAAGGAGCGTATGATACTTTTGGGCTTAAAGGTAGCACACGTTTAGAACTTCAAAAAAATCTTCTAAGCTACCACGTTCAAAGTGAACCTTTTACCAATCAAGCATTGAGTGATTTTATGAATTTTTTATCACCCATAGTCGAATTAGAACCTTTAGCTAAAGATTGGATTCATACCAATATCGTGGGGCAAGAGTATATTTTGGAGTTTTTAGAGGGACAATTGGACATTCAAACGCTTGATTATTTTCCAATGCAAATGAGAGGTCACGCTACTGTTAAAGATGCGACCATTAGCTTTGAGCCTAGTGTACCGCCTGCTTTTGCAAAGCAAATTGGGATTACCCTGCACGAAGATAAACTTCTTTTTGATGTGCTTGAGCCCTACTATGAACAAAAAGAGATTCAACAAGCAGATGTCTACATTTACAATCTTTTAACCAAAGGTACAGGTATTGTGGTGGATTTAAATGCGACCGCTACATTGGATGCTTCGATACATAAAATTTTACATGCTTTTAAGATTGATGTACCTATTACACAGACCTCAGGAAAAACAGAGGCTCATGTTAAACTTGATATTAAATTTTTACCCTATGATATTAATGCAACAGGCGAATTTAAACTCTCCCCTAGTACCTTTAACCTCAGTGGTTTACCAATGGCAACACGTTCTGGTGAGGTTTTACTCGATAATTACCGTGTGACATTAAATCGTGCTAATTTGCAATACAAAAACCTTTTTGACATTGATACTACAGGCATTTTTGAAACAAAAACTTCTGATTTTAATGGCTCCATTGATATTCGTTCACTGTTGTTAAAATTTGGAGAAATGGAACTTTTAAAAGGAAAAAACCTCAAACATCAAAAAGCCTCTTTTACAATTGATAAAAATACGACAACCATGCGTTTACCAGGACTTGAGACGAACATTATTTTTGAGCCTAAAAATAATCAATTTATTTTTAATGACCTTTCAAAAATTGCTCCTATTTCACCCTTCATGTATGAAAATGGAATAGAAAAAGGGAGTGTAAAGGTTACCACACAAGATTTTGAAAGTTTTTTGGCAAAACTAAATCTTTACGATGTCTCCACGCCTTTTCTTACCAATGGCATTCCTGTAAAAGATTTTGATATTACCCTTACAACCAACACTAAAACCCTTGATGCCTACACCAGTGATTATGCCTTAGCGTTGCATTTAGACAAGGAAATCGCTTTACATGTAAAGAATCTTGACCTCTTGGTCCCCAATAGCACTGAACCTTTAAATATTCCTATTAAAACAACACTTTATGGAGAGAATAGCTCTATTATAGATGCAAACAGTAGCCGTACAATACTCTCTAATCGCTACACCTTAAGTCTTTTTAAAGATACAGTTCATTTAGAATCAAAAAAAGGCACTGCCTCTTTTTCGTATCAAAAAAAAGACAATCAGCTGACGCTTCATGCACAAGCCATGGACGATGAAAGCATAAATGCTCTTTTTAACCACTCCTATTTTCATCAAGGCACTTTTGAACTTAGCCTAGAGCCTACAACACTCAAAACAACACAAGGTGTTTTTAAAATGCACAATACTTTTATTAAGGATTTAAAGTTTTTTAATAACCTTATGGCAACGATTAATACCATTCCTTCTTTGCTTGTTTTTAGTGACCCAAATTTTAGTAAAGAGGGCTATTTTGTTGAAACGGGTACCCTTATTTTTGAACAAAATGAAGACACCTTAAACATTAAAGAGTTTCAGCTTAGAGGGAAGAATGCAGATATTACAGGTAAAGGCAGTGTTGATTTGCACACCGATGCACTGGATTTAAAATTGCGTGTTAAAACGCTCAAAACCTTTAGCTCCGCTATTGATTTTATACCCCTTGTTGGTGGTCTCATTTTAGGTGAAGATAAACGTATTTCAACCAACGTGGATGTTAAAGGGACTTTAGATGAGCCTAATATTGAAACACACTTGCTCTTAGACACCCTAAAATCGCCTGTGAATATTCTCAAACGTACGCTTGAGGCACCCTTAGAGCTTCTTAAATAA
- the mltG gene encoding endolytic transglycosylase MltG yields the protein MNRKNFQIFLIACDIALIIIYTLLFHLSRPMGSSSVAFVPQGSIAQIITYMVDKNFDLHPEVDKYLLRFIGKPQAGWVNINKEVLTRGDFLYKLCTAKAPLKAITYIPGETKELLFVQLALAFELSYEKLHEEYALATPYVDGFIVPETYYIPVGISEKHLIHFLLAHAKAYHKAVFEKIFGEFNEAKWQKFIIIASIIQKEAANVEEMPLVSSVIYNRLKKDMKLQMDGTLNYGEYSHTKVTPQRIREDTSSYNTYMHKGLPQNPICSVSKEAIFAAIFPKTTNYLYFVKNKSGTHNFSQNYETHLENIRNGF from the coding sequence ATGAACAGAAAAAATTTCCAAATATTTTTAATCGCATGCGATATTGCTTTAATTATCATCTATACACTTCTCTTTCACTTAAGCAGACCTATGGGTTCAAGCTCCGTTGCTTTCGTACCTCAAGGCTCAATAGCCCAAATTATAACATATATGGTGGATAAAAATTTCGACCTGCACCCTGAGGTAGATAAATACCTCTTACGCTTCATTGGTAAACCTCAAGCAGGTTGGGTGAATATTAACAAAGAAGTGTTAACACGGGGTGATTTTCTCTATAAATTATGCACGGCTAAGGCACCTTTAAAGGCGATTACCTATATTCCAGGCGAAACCAAAGAGCTTTTATTTGTACAACTTGCATTGGCATTTGAGCTTTCTTATGAAAAATTGCACGAAGAGTATGCTCTAGCAACCCCTTATGTTGATGGGTTTATTGTGCCTGAGACCTATTATATCCCTGTTGGTATTAGCGAAAAGCATTTGATTCATTTCCTCCTAGCCCATGCAAAGGCATATCATAAAGCTGTTTTTGAAAAAATATTTGGTGAATTTAATGAGGCAAAATGGCAAAAATTTATTATTATTGCTTCGATTATTCAAAAAGAAGCAGCCAATGTAGAAGAGATGCCTCTGGTTTCATCGGTGATTTACAATCGTTTGAAAAAAGATATGAAGTTACAGATGGATGGAACACTAAACTATGGAGAGTATTCTCACACAAAAGTAACGCCTCAGCGTATTCGTGAAGATACCTCCTCGTACAATACCTATATGCATAAAGGCTTACCTCAAAACCCTATTTGCAGTGTCAGTAAAGAGGCTATTTTTGCTGCTATTTTCCCAAAAACAACCAATTATCTCTATTTTGTAAAAAATAAAAGTGGAACGCATAACTTTTCCCAAAATTACGAGACACATTTAGAAAATATTCGCAACGGTTTTTAA
- a CDS encoding NADP-dependent isocitrate dehydrogenase: MAHTPHKIIYTQVDEAPALATFSLLPILKAFTKSSLIEIETRDISLAGRILANFPEYLKDEQRIHDDLSYLGTLANTPEANIIKLPNISASLPQLKAAIQELQDKGYALPSYPENPLNEEEAQIKARYAKVLGSAVNPVLREGNSDRRAPLCVKEYARKNPHRMGKWTHDSASHVVYMQEGDFYENEQSITLEKASTIRIELIGNDGKTTLLKEHLALLEGEIFDATFMSKKKLVDFFEAQMEAAKAQNILLSLHLKATMMKVSDPIMFGYAVKTFFKDVFEKYATTFETLGINANNGLGDVYSKISTLPLAQQAAIEADIQACYAKRPPIAMVNSDKGITNLHVPSDVIIDASMPACIRDSGKMWGKDGALHDTKALIPDRAYARIYEETMNFCKKNGALDPKTMGSVPNVGLMAQKAEEYGSHDKTFEIPYDGMVRVVEISSGTILMQHSVEKGDIYRGCQAKDAPIKDWVKLAVNRARLSQTPAIFWLDSKRAHDAQMIKKVEKYLKEHDLSGLDIKIMSPEEAIKISLERIVKGLDTIAVTGNVLRDYLTDLFPILEVGTSAKMLSIVPLMNGGGLFETGAGGSAPKHVQQFVQENHLRWDSLGEFMALTASLEHLSAVMGNKRAAILAKTLDVATGKFLDNNKSPSPKVGELDNRGSHFYLAMYWAQALATQEEDKALADEFKSLADFLEENETVIVHELNTAQGQKVDMGGYYKPNSEKTSNAMRPSATFNRALETFNASI; the protein is encoded by the coding sequence ATGGCACACACACCCCACAAAATTATTTACACACAGGTTGATGAAGCCCCTGCGTTAGCAACATTTTCACTTTTACCTATCCTTAAAGCATTTACAAAAAGCTCACTGATTGAGATTGAAACACGTGATATTTCATTAGCAGGGCGCATTTTGGCAAATTTTCCTGAGTATTTAAAAGATGAGCAACGTATCCATGATGATTTAAGCTATTTGGGAACACTGGCCAACACCCCTGAGGCAAATATTATCAAATTACCTAACATTAGTGCCTCTTTACCCCAACTAAAAGCAGCCATTCAAGAGTTACAAGACAAAGGCTATGCACTTCCTTCCTATCCTGAAAATCCACTTAATGAAGAAGAAGCACAGATAAAAGCACGCTACGCTAAAGTTTTAGGCAGTGCCGTAAATCCAGTACTGCGTGAGGGAAACTCTGATAGAAGAGCGCCGCTTTGTGTCAAAGAATACGCACGCAAAAACCCGCATCGCATGGGCAAATGGACACACGACTCTGCTTCACATGTTGTCTATATGCAAGAGGGTGATTTTTACGAGAATGAACAATCTATAACATTGGAGAAAGCAAGCACCATTCGCATAGAATTGATTGGAAACGATGGTAAAACAACACTTCTAAAAGAGCACTTAGCCCTTTTAGAAGGTGAGATTTTTGATGCTACTTTTATGAGTAAAAAAAAGTTGGTAGACTTTTTTGAAGCACAAATGGAAGCGGCAAAAGCTCAAAATATTCTGCTCTCTTTGCATCTTAAAGCAACCATGATGAAAGTCAGTGACCCCATTATGTTTGGGTATGCCGTTAAAACGTTTTTCAAAGATGTATTTGAGAAATATGCCACAACCTTTGAAACATTAGGCATTAATGCAAATAACGGTTTAGGGGATGTGTACAGCAAAATCTCAACCTTGCCATTGGCACAACAAGCGGCAATAGAAGCAGATATACAAGCGTGCTATGCCAAACGTCCACCAATAGCCATGGTCAATTCAGACAAAGGTATTACCAATTTACATGTACCCAGTGATGTGATTATTGATGCGTCTATGCCAGCGTGTATTCGGGATTCTGGTAAAATGTGGGGAAAAGATGGGGCATTACACGATACTAAGGCATTGATTCCTGATAGGGCTTATGCACGTATTTATGAAGAGACCATGAATTTTTGTAAGAAAAATGGTGCGTTAGATCCTAAAACCATGGGTTCAGTTCCTAATGTAGGTTTAATGGCACAAAAAGCAGAAGAGTACGGCTCTCACGATAAGACATTTGAAATTCCTTATGATGGTATGGTGCGTGTTGTTGAAATCAGCAGTGGTACAATTTTAATGCAGCATAGTGTTGAAAAAGGAGATATTTATCGTGGATGTCAAGCCAAAGATGCCCCTATTAAAGATTGGGTAAAACTAGCGGTTAATCGTGCACGACTCAGTCAAACTCCCGCTATTTTTTGGTTAGATTCTAAGCGTGCGCACGATGCTCAAATGATCAAAAAAGTAGAAAAATATTTAAAAGAGCATGACCTCAGTGGTCTTGATATTAAGATTATGAGCCCAGAAGAGGCGATAAAAATATCCTTAGAACGCATTGTAAAAGGGCTGGATACGATTGCCGTAACGGGCAACGTGTTGCGTGATTATTTAACCGATTTGTTTCCTATTTTAGAAGTAGGTACAAGTGCAAAAATGCTCTCGATTGTTCCTTTGATGAACGGAGGAGGATTGTTTGAAACAGGTGCGGGTGGTTCTGCACCTAAGCATGTTCAGCAATTTGTGCAAGAAAATCACTTACGTTGGGATTCATTAGGTGAATTTATGGCACTTACTGCTTCGTTAGAACACCTTTCTGCCGTTATGGGCAATAAAAGAGCTGCTATCTTAGCTAAAACATTGGATGTGGCTACTGGAAAATTTTTGGATAATAACAAATCTCCTTCACCTAAAGTTGGTGAGTTGGATAATAGAGGAAGCCACTTCTATTTAGCAATGTATTGGGCGCAAGCTTTAGCAACGCAAGAAGAAGATAAAGCCCTTGCGGATGAATTTAAATCTTTAGCAGATTTTCTTGAAGAGAATGAAACGGTTATTGTCCATGAATTAAATACTGCCCAAGGACAAAAGGTCGATATGGGTGGGTATTATAAACCTAATAGTGAAAAAACAAGCAACGCAATGCGCCCAAGTGCAACTTTCAATCGTGCATTGGAAACATTTAACGCTTCTATCTAG
- the mdh gene encoding malate dehydrogenase translates to MAQGKKVSIIGAGNVGATICYWLAMRKSCREIVMIDLIEGVAQGKALDISQATSPEGSHTQIRASSEYASIENSDIVVITAGSPRKPGMSRDDLLLINAKITKGIVEQLKTYAPEAIVITVSNPLDAITYVAQKVGNYPRNRVIGMAGILDSSRMETFISEKLGFGYGQVTASVMGGHGDDMVPLPRYSSVNGVALKDLLSHGEIAEIIEKTRHGGAQIVRCMGTSAYYAPANATVKMIEAILSDSHSIFPCATLLEGEYGYCDTVNGVPVVLGKNGIEKIVELPLNEDEQAQFAKSIASVDALLETLHVNHFFGT, encoded by the coding sequence TTGGCACAGGGAAAAAAAGTCTCTATTATTGGTGCAGGAAACGTAGGTGCAACCATCTGTTATTGGTTGGCGATGCGTAAAAGTTGCCGTGAAATTGTCATGATTGATTTAATTGAGGGTGTGGCACAAGGAAAAGCTTTAGATATTTCCCAAGCCACCAGTCCTGAGGGCAGTCATACACAAATTCGAGCGTCCAGTGAGTATGCGTCAATTGAAAACAGTGATATTGTGGTTATTACTGCAGGCAGTCCACGCAAACCTGGCATGAGTAGAGATGATTTATTATTGATCAATGCAAAGATTACAAAAGGTATTGTAGAACAACTAAAAACGTATGCACCTGAGGCTATTGTGATTACGGTATCCAATCCTTTAGACGCCATTACCTATGTGGCACAAAAAGTGGGAAATTATCCTCGAAATCGTGTTATTGGGATGGCAGGTATTTTGGACAGTTCACGTATGGAGACCTTTATTTCTGAAAAATTGGGTTTTGGGTATGGACAAGTAACTGCAAGCGTTATGGGCGGACATGGGGACGACATGGTGCCTCTGCCTCGTTACTCTTCGGTGAATGGTGTTGCCCTTAAAGATTTGCTTTCGCACGGTGAAATTGCAGAGATTATTGAAAAAACCCGTCATGGTGGTGCTCAAATTGTGCGTTGTATGGGAACATCCGCCTATTATGCGCCTGCTAATGCTACGGTAAAGATGATAGAAGCCATTTTAAGTGATTCACACTCTATTTTTCCTTGTGCAACCCTACTAGAGGGTGAATATGGCTATTGCGATACCGTCAATGGTGTTCCTGTTGTCTTAGGCAAAAATGGGATTGAAAAAATTGTAGAATTACCTTTAAATGAGGACGAACAAGCTCAGTTTGCTAAAAGTATTGCATCCGTGGATGCGTTGTTGGAAACATTACATGTAAACCATTTTTTTGGAACTTAA